In Arachis hypogaea cultivar Tifrunner chromosome 2, arahy.Tifrunner.gnm2.J5K5, whole genome shotgun sequence, a genomic segment contains:
- the LOC112751609 gene encoding probable serine/threonine-protein kinase WNK5 isoform X1, which translates to MYKKGRLVGCNNGTANNGAIAQFGYVETHPSGRYGRFRDVLGKGAMKVVYRAFDEVLGIEVAWNQVKLGDVFHSPDQLQRLYSEVHLLKNLDHESIMTFHDSWIDVHSRSFNFITELFTSGTLREYRKKYKRVDIRAIKNWARQILRGLEYLHSHDPPVIHRDIKCDNIFVNGHLGEVKIGDLGLAAILRDSSQHAHSVIGTPEFMAPELYEEEYNELVDVYSFGMCMIELFTSEFPYSECSNPAQIYKKVTSGKLPNAYYRINDLEAQRFIGKCLANVSDRLPAKDLLLDPFLAMDQLHSPLQSPSPRSSPTLLNFNAKEKKKPSIMTEETKGTHMTITGSMNEEDDTVFLKVQISNQSGSTRNIYFPFDTINDTAIDVAMEMVKELEISDLEPMEIAEMIEEEVSALVPTWRDLGNSIKYQRQHSFSYEQEEDDYDDDDDVSNNHNPFFSLSSPSSSHGSLPMLYQNITQIGGNHYPLSHDLPQDDPLMNDDASSQSSLDSFKYSHLHYLDASNEDNDHVSTLLTINNKCTRFCPREEVVEADFTNQFCNMRMDPCSRYHKAMVGHGFPRLTRIQSYVDVRRQQIQTSLVEEIHKRRMFKTVNAIENIGFQNPK; encoded by the exons ATGTACAAGAAGGGGAGATTAGTTGGATGCAATAATGGTACTGCTAATAATGGAGCCATAGCTCAGTTTGGATATGTTGAGACTCATCCATCTGGAAGATATGGCCGT TTCAGAGATGTTTTGGGGAAAGGAGCAATGAAGGTAGTGTATAGGGCATTTGATGAAGTGCTCGGAATAGAAGTGGCTTGGAACCAAGTCAAACTTGGTGATGTTTTTCATTCACCAGACCAATTACAACGTCTTTATTCAGAGGTCCATCTTCTCAAGAACCTTGACCATGAATCAATCATGACCTTCCATGACTCTTGGATCGATGTCCACTCTAGATCCTTCAACTTCATCACTGAATTGTTCACCTCTGGCACCCTAAgaga GTATAGAAAGAAGTACAAGAGAGTAGATATAAGAGCAATTAAGAATTGGGCAAGGCAGATTCTAAGGGGATTGGAGTATTTACACAGCCATGATCCACCAGTGATTCATAGAGACATAAAATGTGACAACATATTTGTGAATGGGCATTTGGGTGAGGTCAAGATTGGTGACTTAGGCCTTGCAGCAATTCTTCGTGATAGTTCACAACACGCACACAGTGTCATTGGTACACCGGAATTTATGGCACCTGAATTGTATGAAGAGGAATACAATGAGCTTGTTGATGTCTATTCATTTGGGATGTGTATGATTGAGTTGTTCACTTCTGAGTTCCCATACAGTGAATGCTCCAACCCAGCTCAAATTTACAAGAAAGTTACTTCA GGGAAGCTACCAAATGCCTATTACAGAATCAATGATTTGGAGGCCCAAAGATTTATTGGAAAGTGTTTGGCAAATGTCTCAGACAGGCTGCCAGCAAAGGACCTTTTGTTGGACCCATTTTTGGCAATGGACCAACTTCACTCACCACTACAAAGCCCAAGCCCAAGATCAAGCCCAACATTACTCAATTTCAATGCCAAAGAGAAGAAGAAACCTTCAATCATGACTGAAGAAACAAAGGGCACACACATGACAATAACAGGCTCCATGAATGAAGAGGATGACACAGTTTTCCTTAAAGTTCAAATTTCCAACCAAAGTG GGAGCACAAGAAACATATACTTCCCATTTGACACCATAAATGACACAGCCATTGATGTGGCAATGGAGATGGTTAAAGAACTTGAAATTAGTGACTTGGAACCAATGGAGATTGCTGAAATGATAGAAGAAGAGGTATCAGCTTTGGTTCCAACATGGAGGGACTTGGGAAATTCTATTAAGTATCAAAGACAACATAGCTTTAGCTATGAACAAGAAGaagatgattatgatgatgatgatgatgttagcAATAATCACAATCCTTTCTTCTCATTGTCTTCTCCCTCTTCCTCTCATGGTTCTCTCCCAATGCTTTACCAAAATATTACACAAATTGGTGGAAACCATTACCCACTTTCTCATGATTTGCCTCAAG ATGATCCCCTTATGAATGATGATGCAAGCTCTCAAAGTTCTTTGGATTCCTTCAAGTATTCCCATTTACACTACTTGGACGCAAGCAATGAAGATAATGATCATGTTTCAACTCTTCTAACTATCAACAACAAGTGCACAAGATTTTGCCCTAGAGAAGAGGTGGTGGAGGCTGATTTCACCAACCAGTTTTGCAACATGAGAATGGATCCTTGCAG TAGGTACCATAAGGCTATGGTAGGGCATGGATTCCCAAGACTAACTAGGATTCAATCATATGTTGATGTGAGGAGGCAACAAATACAGACATCATTGGTGGAGGAGATACATAAAAGAAGGATGTTCAAGACTGTTAATGCCATTGAGAACATTGGATTTCAGAATCCCAAATGA
- the LOC112751609 gene encoding probable serine/threonine-protein kinase WNK5 isoform X2, whose amino-acid sequence MYKKGRLVGCNNGTANNGAIAQFGYVETHPSGRYGRFRDVLGKGAMKVVYRAFDEVLGIEVAWNQVKLGDVFHSPDQLQRLYSEVHLLKNLDHESIMTFHDSWIDVHSRSFNFITELFTSGTLREYRKKYKRVDIRAIKNWARQILRGLEYLHSHDPPVIHRDIKCDNIFVNGHLGEVKIGDLGLAAILRDSSQHAHSVIGTPEFMAPELYEEEYNELVDVYSFGMCMIELFTSEFPYSECSNPAQIYKKVTSGKLPNAYYRINDLEAQRFIGKCLANVSDRLPAKDLLLDPFLAMDQLHSPLQSPSPRSSPTLLNFNAKEKKKPSIMTEETKGTHMTITGSMNEEDDTVFLKVQISNQSGSTRNIYFPFDTINDTAIDVAMEMVKELEISDLEPMEIAEMIEEEVSALVPTWRDLGNSIKYQRQHSFSYEQEEDDYDDDDDVSNNHNPFFSLSSPSSSHGSLPMLYQNITQIGGNHYPLSHDLPQDDPLMNDDASSQSSLDSFKYSHLHYLDASNEDNDHVSTLLTINNKCTRFCPREEVVEADFTNQFCNMRMDPCRYHKAMVGHGFPRLTRIQSYVDVRRQQIQTSLVEEIHKRRMFKTVNAIENIGFQNPK is encoded by the exons ATGTACAAGAAGGGGAGATTAGTTGGATGCAATAATGGTACTGCTAATAATGGAGCCATAGCTCAGTTTGGATATGTTGAGACTCATCCATCTGGAAGATATGGCCGT TTCAGAGATGTTTTGGGGAAAGGAGCAATGAAGGTAGTGTATAGGGCATTTGATGAAGTGCTCGGAATAGAAGTGGCTTGGAACCAAGTCAAACTTGGTGATGTTTTTCATTCACCAGACCAATTACAACGTCTTTATTCAGAGGTCCATCTTCTCAAGAACCTTGACCATGAATCAATCATGACCTTCCATGACTCTTGGATCGATGTCCACTCTAGATCCTTCAACTTCATCACTGAATTGTTCACCTCTGGCACCCTAAgaga GTATAGAAAGAAGTACAAGAGAGTAGATATAAGAGCAATTAAGAATTGGGCAAGGCAGATTCTAAGGGGATTGGAGTATTTACACAGCCATGATCCACCAGTGATTCATAGAGACATAAAATGTGACAACATATTTGTGAATGGGCATTTGGGTGAGGTCAAGATTGGTGACTTAGGCCTTGCAGCAATTCTTCGTGATAGTTCACAACACGCACACAGTGTCATTGGTACACCGGAATTTATGGCACCTGAATTGTATGAAGAGGAATACAATGAGCTTGTTGATGTCTATTCATTTGGGATGTGTATGATTGAGTTGTTCACTTCTGAGTTCCCATACAGTGAATGCTCCAACCCAGCTCAAATTTACAAGAAAGTTACTTCA GGGAAGCTACCAAATGCCTATTACAGAATCAATGATTTGGAGGCCCAAAGATTTATTGGAAAGTGTTTGGCAAATGTCTCAGACAGGCTGCCAGCAAAGGACCTTTTGTTGGACCCATTTTTGGCAATGGACCAACTTCACTCACCACTACAAAGCCCAAGCCCAAGATCAAGCCCAACATTACTCAATTTCAATGCCAAAGAGAAGAAGAAACCTTCAATCATGACTGAAGAAACAAAGGGCACACACATGACAATAACAGGCTCCATGAATGAAGAGGATGACACAGTTTTCCTTAAAGTTCAAATTTCCAACCAAAGTG GGAGCACAAGAAACATATACTTCCCATTTGACACCATAAATGACACAGCCATTGATGTGGCAATGGAGATGGTTAAAGAACTTGAAATTAGTGACTTGGAACCAATGGAGATTGCTGAAATGATAGAAGAAGAGGTATCAGCTTTGGTTCCAACATGGAGGGACTTGGGAAATTCTATTAAGTATCAAAGACAACATAGCTTTAGCTATGAACAAGAAGaagatgattatgatgatgatgatgatgttagcAATAATCACAATCCTTTCTTCTCATTGTCTTCTCCCTCTTCCTCTCATGGTTCTCTCCCAATGCTTTACCAAAATATTACACAAATTGGTGGAAACCATTACCCACTTTCTCATGATTTGCCTCAAG ATGATCCCCTTATGAATGATGATGCAAGCTCTCAAAGTTCTTTGGATTCCTTCAAGTATTCCCATTTACACTACTTGGACGCAAGCAATGAAGATAATGATCATGTTTCAACTCTTCTAACTATCAACAACAAGTGCACAAGATTTTGCCCTAGAGAAGAGGTGGTGGAGGCTGATTTCACCAACCAGTTTTGCAACATGAGAATGGATCCTTGCAG GTACCATAAGGCTATGGTAGGGCATGGATTCCCAAGACTAACTAGGATTCAATCATATGTTGATGTGAGGAGGCAACAAATACAGACATCATTGGTGGAGGAGATACATAAAAGAAGGATGTTCAAGACTGTTAATGCCATTGAGAACATTGGATTTCAGAATCCCAAATGA